The following proteins are encoded in a genomic region of Clostridium kluyveri:
- a CDS encoding DUF116 domain-containing protein — MKNYITYNLRDKLKHSDEYYKFMPDFSEQVIQKIKIRTNNIIEDFMAYIIEFDIEQLRSREEYQLEILIMGVLWNVYSEKSLDLPKIPGKTLSLLSSMRQYSWIFKKCIDSIKGKMAYKYLLKGKINRDLVYNTHCIENDFEKLIIWLKCTGEFKFQAGRMEIWNLFFKHNNKEYVRNAGKLIVEIADWFEKESMEKLGKYTLNVKKFLMNEYKFYGTREDNIFCGRREIEYHLNMVGAEILNRVFRNTFLKTEDKIIFLPACMCLKPYSTCRRKKTDKGFICMRCSENCKVNILNRIGKKYNFKVYIVPHESNAFSGRKHIRYGDIGIVGIACVLNLIEGGLKARNLNLVPQCVILDYCGCKNHWHKSGIETDINYRKLFEILQIPQGDIIVRNLKQ, encoded by the coding sequence ATGAAAAATTATATAACTTATAATCTTAGAGATAAATTAAAACATTCTGATGAGTATTATAAATTTATGCCTGATTTTTCAGAACAGGTAATACAAAAAATCAAAATTAGGACAAATAATATAATAGAGGATTTTATGGCATATATTATAGAGTTTGATATAGAACAATTGAGAAGCAGGGAAGAATACCAACTGGAAATCCTGATTATGGGGGTTTTGTGGAATGTGTATTCAGAAAAATCTTTGGATTTACCTAAAATACCTGGTAAAACTTTATCTTTACTTTCAAGTATGAGACAATACTCCTGGATTTTTAAAAAGTGTATAGATAGTATAAAAGGGAAAATGGCATATAAATATCTTTTAAAAGGAAAAATCAATAGAGATTTAGTTTATAATACACACTGTATAGAAAATGACTTTGAAAAATTAATAATATGGCTTAAATGTACAGGAGAATTTAAATTCCAAGCAGGAAGAATGGAAATATGGAATTTATTTTTTAAACATAATAATAAGGAGTATGTACGCAATGCAGGTAAACTTATTGTTGAAATAGCAGATTGGTTTGAGAAAGAATCCATGGAAAAACTCGGCAAATATACTTTAAATGTAAAAAAGTTTTTAATGAATGAATATAAGTTTTATGGAACGAGAGAAGATAATATTTTTTGTGGACGAAGAGAAATTGAATATCATCTCAACATGGTGGGAGCAGAAATTTTAAATAGAGTCTTTAGAAATACATTTTTAAAAACGGAGGATAAAATAATATTTCTTCCAGCATGTATGTGTCTAAAGCCTTATAGTACATGCAGAAGAAAAAAAACAGATAAAGGTTTTATATGTATGAGGTGTTCTGAAAATTGTAAAGTCAATATATTGAATAGAATAGGGAAAAAGTATAATTTTAAGGTTTATATAGTTCCTCACGAAAGCAATGCCTTCTCAGGCAGAAAACATATCAGATATGGGGATATAGGTATTGTAGGCATTGCCTGTGTACTAAATTTAATAGAAGGAGGATTAAAGGCTAGAAATTTGAATTTGGTACCTCAATGTGTTATTCTTGATTACTGTGGATGTAAAAATCACTGGCATAAAAGTGGTATTGAGACAGATATAAATTATAGAAAATTGTTTGAAATTTTACAAATTCCACAGGGTGATATAATAGTAAGAAATTTAAAACAGTAG
- the polA gene encoding DNA polymerase I, giving the protein MSQEKLLILDGHSLMNRAFYALPDLTNSEGTHTNAVYGFINMLLKMKKEIEPSHIVCTFDRSAPTFRHDKYSEYKAGRKRMPPELSEQFPIVKEILELLSINIFEIDGFEADDLMGTLSVFGEKKGMEVYIVTGDRDALQLATDSVKIVITKKGITQKEIYDRNRIIDDYGVTPTEFIDVKGLMGDASDNIPGVPGIGEKTALKLIKEYKSIENVLCNIDNIRGKKVQENLKNYMEQAVFSKKLATIVTDVPIELDLQSIESKEQYDDEGLKKLFEKLQFKSLMDKIPKVEKQDKMEMEVEDLQVECEVIDTLNEFHNFIDSLHSNNMKDNLLYINFKVINENSYSKNYIDKIFVNIGEKNFEIHIKEIYDENKIKAVETAKMLFENSSLSKVSYDVKVPCSILHRIGIKLLGIEFDIKIAAYLMDPARTNYELPDIVKEYLNIEISEEKENCLIKETSLFSRLYSTLKKKISDSSMDRLLYEVEQPLTFVLASMECEGFKVDKDKLTEMEEKFKIEIDKVQKEIYFLSEEEFNINSPKQLGKILFEKLDLPVIKKTKTGYSTNADVLERLHGKHPVIEKIIYYRQLTKLYSTYIEGLKGVIEEDGKIHSNFNQTVTTTGRLSSTEPNLQNIPIKYEMGKEIRKIFIPDNRDCVILSADYSQIELRVLAHISGDENLINAFINHNDIHTKTASEVFNVPLGEVTSMQRSNAKAVNFGIVYGIGDFSLARNLNIPRKEAKSYIDAYFEKYPKVKLYMNDIVKQAEKNFYVTTILNRRRFIPEIKSSNKIIKALGERFAMNTPIQGSAADIIKIAMVNVFNRLKDNNSKSKIILQVHDELVLNVYRDELKDVKDIVKEEMENVFELKVPLEVDISTGDNWYQVK; this is encoded by the coding sequence ATGTCTCAAGAAAAATTATTGATATTGGATGGACATAGTTTAATGAATAGAGCTTTTTATGCACTGCCGGATTTGACCAATTCAGAAGGGACTCATACAAATGCAGTTTATGGATTTATAAATATGCTGTTGAAAATGAAAAAGGAGATTGAACCTAGTCACATAGTATGTACTTTTGATAGAAGTGCACCTACCTTTAGACATGATAAATATAGTGAATATAAAGCCGGCAGGAAAAGAATGCCTCCTGAACTGTCAGAGCAGTTTCCTATAGTTAAGGAAATATTAGAGCTTTTATCCATAAATATTTTTGAAATAGATGGATTTGAAGCAGATGATCTTATGGGTACATTATCTGTTTTTGGAGAAAAAAAAGGCATGGAAGTATATATAGTTACAGGAGATAGAGATGCCCTTCAGCTGGCTACAGATTCGGTAAAAATTGTAATAACTAAAAAAGGTATAACACAAAAGGAAATATATGATAGAAATAGAATTATAGATGATTATGGAGTAACTCCTACGGAATTCATAGATGTAAAAGGGCTTATGGGAGATGCTTCGGATAATATTCCTGGGGTACCTGGCATAGGAGAGAAAACTGCCCTTAAATTGATAAAAGAGTATAAAAGCATAGAAAATGTACTTTGTAATATAGATAACATTAGAGGGAAAAAAGTTCAAGAAAATTTAAAAAATTATATGGAACAGGCTGTATTTAGTAAAAAACTTGCTACTATTGTCACAGATGTTCCTATAGAACTGGATTTACAATCTATTGAATCTAAAGAACAGTACGATGATGAGGGCTTAAAAAAATTATTTGAGAAACTTCAGTTTAAATCCTTAATGGATAAAATACCTAAAGTAGAGAAACAGGATAAGATGGAAATGGAAGTGGAAGATCTACAGGTGGAATGTGAGGTTATAGATACTTTAAATGAATTTCATAATTTTATAGATTCTTTACATTCTAATAATATGAAAGATAATTTACTTTACATTAATTTTAAAGTTATAAATGAGAATAGTTATTCTAAAAATTACATAGATAAGATATTTGTAAATATAGGAGAAAAAAATTTTGAAATACACATAAAAGAAATATATGATGAAAATAAAATTAAAGCAGTAGAAACAGCTAAGATGTTGTTTGAAAATTCTAGCTTAAGTAAAGTGAGTTATGATGTGAAAGTACCTTGCAGTATATTGCATAGAATAGGAATAAAGCTTTTAGGCATAGAATTCGATATAAAGATAGCAGCTTATTTAATGGATCCTGCTAGGACCAACTATGAATTACCGGATATTGTTAAGGAGTATCTGAATATAGAAATCTCTGAGGAAAAGGAAAATTGTCTTATAAAGGAGACATCGTTGTTTAGCAGATTATACTCTACTTTAAAGAAGAAGATATCAGATTCTTCTATGGATAGATTGTTGTATGAAGTAGAACAGCCGCTTACTTTTGTACTGGCATCTATGGAGTGTGAAGGGTTTAAGGTGGATAAGGATAAGTTAACTGAGATGGAGGAGAAATTTAAAATAGAAATAGATAAGGTACAAAAGGAAATATATTTCCTCTCTGAGGAAGAATTTAATATAAATTCCCCAAAACAGCTGGGCAAAATATTATTTGAAAAGTTGGATTTACCTGTTATAAAAAAGACTAAAACGGGATATTCCACTAATGCAGATGTATTGGAAAGATTACATGGTAAACATCCTGTAATTGAAAAAATAATTTATTATAGACAGCTTACTAAATTATATTCTACATATATTGAAGGATTAAAAGGAGTAATAGAGGAAGATGGTAAGATTCATTCTAATTTTAATCAAACAGTAACTACTACAGGAAGACTTTCAAGTACCGAACCCAATCTTCAAAATATACCTATAAAATATGAGATGGGAAAAGAAATAAGAAAAATATTCATACCAGATAATAGGGATTGTGTTATACTCTCGGCAGATTACTCGCAAATAGAACTTAGGGTGCTTGCCCATATATCAGGGGATGAAAATTTAATAAATGCATTTATAAACCACAATGATATTCACACTAAGACTGCATCAGAGGTATTTAATGTACCTTTGGGAGAGGTAACATCCATGCAGAGAAGTAATGCAAAAGCCGTGAATTTTGGCATAGTATATGGTATTGGCGATTTTAGCTTAGCGAGGAATTTAAATATACCCAGAAAAGAAGCAAAATCTTATATAGATGCTTATTTTGAAAAATATCCTAAAGTGAAGTTATATATGAATGATATAGTAAAACAGGCCGAAAAGAATTTTTATGTTACCACCATTTTAAATAGGAGAAGGTTTATACCAGAGATAAAATCTTCTAATAAAATAATAAAAGCTCTAGGAGAAAGGTTTGCCATGAATACCCCCATTCAAGGAAGTGCAGCGGACATTATAAAAATAGCTATGGTAAATGTTTTTAATAGATTAAAAGATAATAATTCTAAAAGCAAGATAATACTTCAGGTCCACGATGAACTGGTGTTAAATGTGTATAGAGATGAACTAAAAGATGTAAAAGATATTGTAAAAGAGGAAATGGAAAATGTGTTTGAACTAAAGGTTCCTCTTGAAGTTGATATAAGTACAGGGGATAATTGGTATCAAGTTAAATAA
- the coaE gene encoding dephospho-CoA kinase (Dephospho-CoA kinase (CoaE) performs the final step in coenzyme A biosynthesis.), whose translation MIKIGLTGGIGSGKSTVSNILREQGIAVIDADIIARDVMEKYIVITDKIKSTFGEKFIDGSGKLKRREFGDYIFSNKDKKNIYEDIIMPFIKKEIFEKIDELHKKGDEICIIDGATLIESGFYKYTDVIILVWANKKTQIFRVKERDQLTENQIIDRINSQMSLEEKKKYADFVLDNSNTLDETKKQLKEILNKITMNL comes from the coding sequence GTGATTAAGATAGGACTTACTGGAGGAATAGGTAGTGGAAAAAGTACTGTTTCTAATATACTCAGGGAACAGGGTATAGCTGTAATAGATGCGGATATTATAGCTAGGGATGTAATGGAAAAATATATTGTAATAACGGATAAAATAAAATCTACTTTTGGAGAAAAATTTATTGATGGTTCGGGGAAGTTGAAAAGAAGAGAATTTGGAGATTACATATTTTCAAACAAGGATAAAAAAAATATATATGAGGACATAATAATGCCTTTTATTAAAAAAGAAATATTTGAAAAAATAGATGAACTACATAAAAAAGGAGATGAAATTTGTATAATAGATGGGGCTACTCTTATAGAAAGTGGATTTTATAAGTACACAGATGTAATTATACTTGTATGGGCAAATAAGAAAACTCAAATATTTAGGGTAAAGGAAAGAGATCAATTGACAGAAAATCAGATAATTGATAGAATAAATTCTCAAATGTCCTTAGAAGAAAAAAAGAAATATGCTGATTTTGTATTGGATAATTCAAATACTTTAGATGAAACAAAAAAACAGTTAAAAGAAATATTGAATAAGATAACTATGAATTTGTAG
- a CDS encoding lytic transglycosylase domain-containing protein — protein sequence MKSKIKIVAVVLIIIAIFSTQSMVRYYFPLKYSDYIVKYSKEYSLDVYFVIAVIKTESNFKRYVKSNKNAIGLMQITPDTAKWAAEKMNITDFNEDMLYDPEFNIRMGCWYLNDLKAEFNNDMKLVLAAYNGGRGNVQKWLKNSEHSTDGKNLDYIPFQETDKYIKRVEVNYRIYKFLYKNTLMSILANVYY from the coding sequence TTGAAATCTAAAATAAAAATAGTAGCAGTGGTATTAATAATAATAGCAATATTTAGTACACAAAGTATGGTGAGATATTATTTTCCTTTAAAATATTCGGATTACATAGTGAAGTATTCTAAAGAGTATAGTCTGGATGTTTATTTTGTAATTGCTGTAATTAAGACAGAAAGTAATTTTAAAAGGTATGTAAAATCAAATAAGAATGCCATAGGTCTCATGCAAATAACTCCAGATACAGCTAAATGGGCAGCAGAAAAAATGAATATAACTGATTTTAATGAAGACATGTTATATGATCCAGAATTTAATATTAGAATGGGATGTTGGTATCTAAATGATTTAAAGGCAGAATTTAATAATGATATGAAGCTTGTATTGGCTGCATATAATGGAGGAAGAGGAAATGTGCAAAAATGGTTAAAGAATTCGGAACATTCCACGGATGGAAAAAATCTTGACTATATACCTTTTCAGGAAACAGATAAATATATTAAAAGGGTAGAGGTGAATTACAGAATTTACAAATTTTTATACAAGAATACTTTAATGAGTATATTAGCAAATGTATATTATTAA
- a CDS encoding SDR family oxidoreductase, with amino-acid sequence MNNEFYLNFPKAVPEQTQNKHPGIESQMNPKPVFEDPNYKGNNRLKDKVALITGGDSGIGRAVAAAFSKEGAELAIIYYDEHDDAKYTKEIVEKNGRQCLLLPGDISDDNFCSTAVKNTMDKFNKIDILVNNAGVQFTQNSIEDITNEQLERTFKTNIFSMFYLTRAVLPHFNPGSSIINTTSITAYDGNETLLDYSCTKGAIVSFTRSMALSLIGRNIRVNAVAPGPVWTPLIPSSFSAEKVGKFGSNSPIKRPAQPVEIAPAYVFLASMESSYVTGEVIHINGGQFIGG; translated from the coding sequence ATGAATAATGAATTTTACTTAAACTTTCCTAAAGCTGTTCCAGAACAGACTCAAAATAAACATCCGGGTATAGAATCCCAAATGAATCCCAAGCCTGTATTTGAAGATCCAAATTACAAAGGCAACAATAGGCTAAAGGATAAGGTCGCATTAATTACAGGAGGAGACAGCGGCATAGGAAGGGCAGTTGCTGCAGCTTTTTCAAAGGAAGGGGCTGAGCTGGCAATAATTTATTACGACGAACATGATGATGCCAAATACACAAAAGAAATTGTTGAAAAGAATGGAAGACAATGTTTGTTATTACCAGGAGATATTTCAGATGATAATTTTTGCAGTACTGCAGTTAAAAATACCATGGATAAGTTTAATAAGATAGATATATTAGTAAATAATGCTGGAGTACAATTTACCCAAAACAGCATTGAGGACATAACAAATGAACAGCTGGAAAGGACTTTTAAAACTAATATATTTAGTATGTTTTATCTTACCAGGGCTGTATTACCTCACTTTAATCCGGGAAGCTCCATAATCAATACCACATCTATAACTGCTTATGATGGCAATGAGACACTTTTAGATTATTCCTGTACAAAAGGTGCCATAGTATCTTTCACTCGTTCTATGGCTTTATCTTTGATAGGTAGAAACATAAGGGTAAATGCAGTGGCACCGGGACCCGTATGGACTCCTCTTATTCCATCATCCTTTAGTGCTGAAAAGGTAGGTAAGTTTGGTTCAAATAGTCCCATAAAAAGACCTGCCCAGCCAGTAGAAATAGCGCCGGCTTATGTATTTCTTGCATCAATGGAATCCTCTTATGTTACAGGTGAAGTTATACATATAAATGGAGGACAATTTATAGGAGGATAA
- a CDS encoding manganese catalase family protein yields MWIYEKKLQHPVNIRCKDLQMAKYLVAQYGGPDGELSAGIRYLNQRYTMPTGKTQGLLTDIGTEELAHVEIIATMVYQLLKDATIDELKEAGLASHYTQHGKATFPTDANGVPWTAAYIQASGDPITDLHEDMAAEQKARTTYEHLIKLTDDVDIIDVLKFLWAREIVHFQRFGEALVQVQDLMDTKKCF; encoded by the coding sequence ATGTGGATTTATGAAAAAAAATTACAACATCCTGTAAATATTAGGTGTAAAGATCTTCAAATGGCAAAGTATTTGGTTGCCCAATACGGAGGTCCCGATGGGGAATTAAGTGCCGGTATTAGATACTTGAATCAACGTTACACTATGCCTACCGGTAAAACCCAAGGATTACTTACAGATATAGGTACTGAAGAATTAGCTCATGTTGAAATCATAGCTACAATGGTATACCAGTTACTAAAAGATGCCACTATAGATGAACTTAAAGAAGCAGGACTAGCTTCTCACTATACCCAGCATGGCAAAGCCACTTTTCCTACAGATGCCAATGGTGTTCCGTGGACAGCTGCATATATTCAGGCATCAGGAGATCCTATAACAGACCTTCATGAAGATATGGCTGCTGAACAAAAAGCCAGAACAACTTATGAACATCTAATAAAATTAACAGATGATGTTGATATAATAGATGTTTTAAAATTTCTATGGGCCAGGGAAATCGTTCACTTTCAACGTTTCGGGGAGGCCTTGGTGCAAGTACAGGACCTCATGGATACCAAAAAGTGCTTCTAA
- a CDS encoding spore coat protein CotJB, whose amino-acid sequence MDNRENLLNKIRQLEFATLDLSIFLDNFPDNKKALSDFNTFSKQLMKLIREYELNFGALFNFGFSQSQYPWTWVNEPWPWESDM is encoded by the coding sequence ATGGATAACCGCGAAAATTTACTGAATAAAATTCGTCAATTAGAATTTGCTACACTAGATTTAAGTATATTTTTAGATAACTTTCCCGATAACAAAAAAGCATTATCAGACTTCAACACATTCTCAAAACAGCTTATGAAACTTATAAGAGAATATGAACTAAACTTCGGTGCTCTATTTAATTTTGGCTTCTCCCAAAGTCAGTACCCCTGGACATGGGTAAATGAACCCTGGCCTTGGGAATCTGACATGTAG
- a CDS encoding spore coat associated protein CotJA — MKILYSRFIPYVNPQFMRNSNLPPSSGRRLARAYVPMQPYIGLLPLNIALKKGTIFPNLVMPYPENEDCVGGK; from the coding sequence TTGTATTCAAGATTTATTCCCTATGTAAATCCCCAGTTTATGCGTAATTCTAATCTTCCTCCTTCTTCAGGTAGAAGGCTTGCAAGAGCATATGTTCCTATGCAGCCTTATATAGGCCTACTTCCTTTAAATATTGCATTAAAAAAAGGTACTATATTCCCGAACCTTGTTATGCCTTACCCTGAAAATGAAGATTGTGTAGGAGGAAAATAA